In the genome of Synchiropus splendidus isolate RoL2022-P1 chromosome 13, RoL_Sspl_1.0, whole genome shotgun sequence, the window ttctctcaaacctacaaacctcatgtcctccttcaccacctccatcaatctcctctttggccttcctctccaccttctgcctggcagttccaacctcaacatcttcctaccaatgtactggctctctctcctctgtacacgtCCAAACcctctcaatctagcctctccaACTTTGTCTCCCCACGAGGATGACAAACATTAGGCTAAAAAGTATTTTCCTTCAAGGCAGATTCCAAACAGGGAAAGTGAGCTAACAAAATCTACTAATGCGAAAACAAATACTCAGTTTGAGCAGATTGCTGTGTTcgcaaacaaatgaaaatgaagctgCAGCTCGAAACCAACCTGAATGTTCTTGTGAGAGACTCAGCTCTCTCATCAGTGTGACACAGCCCACCTCAAGCCTCTCCTCTTCTGGGTGCACCATCACCTGTTCCCACAGTGTTTTAAGGGGCACTGCTTGCGGCACGTACGGCACCCAGGCGTCATTGCGATCCTGGGTGAGGTAGATCTGCCGGCCAACGGAGACGCGGTCCACCCATTGCAGCTGGCTCCCCTCCAGTATGCATTCTCGAGACCGCACCACTGTGTGATTCTCTGAAATGGAACACACAAAACATCAGCCAGAGGAGCCGCTATGAGCGGTGACTTCATGAACGATGCTTTTCATACTCAGCAGGGAGGAGTTGCTGGAGctcagatggaggagaggatggaaaTCAGCTGACATCCACTGCAGAACGGCCTTGGCTTCCCGGTTGGTCAAGTACACTCCGTTCAGGAGGACTAGCTCCGTGACCTCATGAGCACCGACTGCCACTCGCTGCTCGTATTGGACTTTGACAGCGTCTAAACGGTGAAAGAAGTGAGCTAACCAATGTGTCACGTAAGAAAAGAGACCAACCTTTCTACCTCCAGAACATGAATTAACAAACAATTCATTATATAGAGTTTGGTGGCTCTGAAGTTCATGCAGCTATTGTGCTATTATGTTTGAGTCAACTGTATTTGTAGAATCCTCAAATTTCAGTAAATCTATCTCTGATCCAAGTGACTTTAATTTTAACGATAAATCTTTGAGCGCATAATGTTAACTGTTGTATGAATAACTGAATGAACGAACTGCTGTAGTGCATTATGGGGCACCAAGACATTCATGTTAAATTTTATTCATACTTATagttgaaagcaaatattgacaaTTTGCTATGTAATTAGTCTCACATAGCCTAAGGTGGAAAGTTATTGATTGTTAAATATGGATGCAAAAACTATTAGTATTGCCATTTTTTAGTTCCCTAAACAAGCCTGACTCGATTGGATGGTTTCTCTTGAGCTAATTCTTTACAATGAAATCTTCCAATACGATCAGATGTGCGTGTCGAACGGGAGGGCAAATGTTAAGACGGCAGGCTTTCCATAATCAATAAGCCAAGACCAGTTGTATTTGTAAATGTTTACAGGAGAGAGACGTGCAGAGGGTGAGGTGGACCGAGTCTTTAAAGAGACCGAGTCACaatccaaacaaacacaatgaggaGGAAATAGAAGGCGCCAGTTAAATCCCACCTGCTGCGCTCGAGACAGGAAGTTCACGGCCCACAGCGACAAGCCAAATAGCTGCCTTTTCAGGTCATCTTTAGGGGGATGTAGGGTTTTAAATGGACGTTTCAATAATGCACTTCTTACCTACAGGCACAGACAAGGCTTGCGACATGCGGCACAACATGAGAACGACCAGCCCATAAAAAGTCATCCCCATCGCTTCAGTTGATCGCCTCGGACCACGAAGAGTTTCAAGCGCCCAGAACAGACAAAAACTTTCCCCAGTTGAAAGCTACCAGATTTTCTGTAAGCCGTTTAGAGAGAGAACGCGTTAATACATCCGCAGCCAGGAGTCAGCTGCAAAGACTGCTCCGTCCTCGCGACGCTCTTTCGATTTTGCAGAGCTGAGGATGATGCACTCTCATTGGCTGATTGGATTGTCACGTGGAATGGGCGTGAGTCCTCTCCATGAACCTTCTTCCTTTTTGGGACAGGccggtcaccatggcaacagacgGCCGGTTTTATTTCCAATAGCAAGTATAGCTCGTAAAAATAATTTTAGAAGAGCTGCTCTGTGTCTTCACTGCCTCCGAGTTTTCTTCGATTATTACTtacaatatttgtgtgtgtatatactgtattttccTTCTACTAGCTTGACGGTTGGCTATACTCAGTTTCTTTTGGACTATAAACATGTATTTCATGAGCTTCTGAGAGTTCTTGCCCTCAACGCAACTAGGAAAAGTGTCAGTCAATCTATAACGGAGCCaagttataatatatatatatatatatatgtatatatatatatatatactgatttCACCTCCTGATGGGTTACTCTTTAACAAAATGTCTCTAATCTTTATTTATTAGCAGCAGGTTTCACCTGTTGGTCTTGATTTGTGAGCTATTCGTTtttcgttttttgttttcaagatgTTTTAAAGACATTCAAAGAGAAGCTAGCTGACCAGACGAGGTCTGCTAATGTAAACAACAGAAGTGTGATGAGTAACAACAAGGCTGAGTTAAAGTCACACATATGGAAAAACCCATAGCCAAGTGCTGGTGCGATGGTAAGGAATAACCAAATGGTACAACACGAGGAGGCTCATGACAAAGTTGGTGGACACTTTAGTAGGATAAACCagatactcacacacacaatgttaAATAAGATCATGAAATTCCTTTCTAACTGGAGGAGCTGCTCACTGATTATGGACTCTCAGTGGATGGATTGGCCATGAATTCCTCAGCATGGACAAGAGCTTCACGTCCTCTGCCTCCCGTCAGCTTTACTGGTTTGTTAAATTGTGGTATTCAATTACATGTAGATCAAGTTTGTTCACAGCATTCTTACCTACAAGACATCATGTACAAATAAAACCCTAGTATCTTGTTACAGGAACATTTTATCAGTGAAGATATGACTTCTGGACGATGTCAGTTGTTCACAGAAATAAGTATTGCATTGTGTTATACTTTGGATTGTACAGATATCAAGTATAGGCAGATGAAATACATACTGCCAATAAACAAATTCCAGTAGTTATGATTGATTGGTTGCTGTTTTTCACTGAGTTGCTCCCTACATGTATGATGTAGATTTCAATCATTTTAcaggaaaaataacaacaacatacaTCCTGCTTCTTTTAAATCAAAAGCACATCATACATTAAGCGTATTATTACTAACAAATTAACATAGTTGGCACATTTTAAGCGTATTTTTGTGGCGtctttgactgaaataaaaagatgagCCGTCTCTCCAACTGATGTTCACCTCTGCTTTAATTGCCGTCGAACATTGAAGGTGAATCACCATAAGAGCTGAAACAAACGGATAAACGGAAAATATTTGACACGTATTTACTGAGACCCATACCGTTAGCAAAGTTCGCTATGCTTGTCAAGTCGAAAGCCAAACGcactaaaacaaaatattcccCACATGCTGTCCGTCTCAATAAAGTAAAGACAAAATATATCAAGTCACAGAGGAAACATATACAAACCTTGTGCCCTACTCAGTCAAACGCCAAAATTAAATTGCTTAACTCCGGTAACTTGCGTCAAGCTCATAGTGTGGATGATTAGAATACTTCCGGGATAgcctttcaaattaaaataataattctcaCCGAAACAACAAACATCGAACTCAGAACACCATTTATCTAACATTAAATCTGTTACACTCCCACCAATCATGAGTGTAACTGATTCACATAAATAAACGAATGATTTACTTAAATGCTTTCAGTCCACTTTAGATGATGTCATTAATATCCGTTAAACATCACTTATTAAGGATATGTCTCTAAATAACATTGTCAATTATGCAGTCTCCACCAGAAGGATCAACTTATGAACTGGTCGTTCCACAACTGATATCTTGCCAAAACGTTGTCCAGCTGGCCCAATCTTCTGATCAGCAACTTGTATCTTCACTCTTCTTACGAGTCCGTCCTTGTCCGTCACTGTCTGAACCACCTTTGACAATTTCCATTCACTTCGTGGATGGTCCAGTGACTTCTCCAGGACAATGTCTCCTACACGAAGATTCCTTCTTATTTTGTACCAACGTTGACGTGTCGAGATGTTGCTCAAATATTCCCCCTTCCATCGACTCCAAAACTGTTCGAGAGAAACTGAACGCGACGCCATCGCTTTCGAGCATACGTGTCCTCTTTGATGAACTTGCCAGGTGGAGGTAAAGCCACAGATGATTTCATGGTGATTAGATGATTAGGCGTTAGCGGTTCAAGGCTGTTTGGATCACTGAGGTTTTCAACTGTGAGGGGGCGACTGTTCACAATGAACATAGCTTCGTAGAAGAAGGTCCGCAGTGAACTATCGTCTAATCTGTCAGATGAGAGCGAAAGTGTAGCACTGAGAACATTTCTGACTGTTCGGATTTGTCGCTCCCATACACCTCCTGCGTGACTGGCATGGGGAGCATTCATTTTAAAGTCACACTGTCTATCCGCTAAATAGGTAGCCAGTCTGTTGCAGTCAAGTTCCTTTAGAGCTTGAGTGAGTTCATGCTTTGCGCCGACAAAATTACTGCCATGATCACACCTTATCTGACGCACAGTTCCTCTCAGAGCAATAAAACATCGAAGGGCGTTGATGAATGCATCAGATGACATGTCCACCAACATCTCAATATGGATTGCACGAGAATACAGGCAAGTAAATAAGAGTCCATATCTCTTGTTTGTCTTTCGTCCTTGTTTTGTGAGAAATGGACCGAAGCAGTCCATTCCACAGTATGTGAATGGTGGTGAAGGATCCAAACGTTCAGATGGTAAATCAGCCATTCTCTGCTCTTCTGTGCTTCCTCTTAGCTTTCGACATGTGACGCAGTGATGAATTAGTGAGGCGACGTTCCGTTAAGACCTGGAATCCAATACCCGTTGGCTCTGATCTCGTTCATTGTCATGCCTTTTCCTTGATGCTTGATCGTCGAGTGATAATGAGCAATGATCAGCTTGGTGATGTAGTGATTCTTTGGAAGCAAAGTTGGATGCTTTTGAAATGTTGGGAGAGATGAATTTCTAAGTCGTCCTCCCACCTTGAGTATTCCGTCCTGATCAAGAAAGGCATCAAACTTGTAAAGTTGACTCTGTGGTGACAGTAGATTTCCTCTTTTCAGTGTTTTGATCTCTTGTGAATATTCTTGCGCTTGTAGACGCTGGATGATTAAACATtttgcttcctctctctcctgaaCAGTGCTGAGGTCCGTTGATGTGTCACCCTTGGCACGGCGGATTAGACGAGCGATTGCTTGAGTGACCTTGCTCCAAGAGGAGAACTTTGAGAGTTTCTCCAACAGATTTGTTTGCTCAGTACACTGTACATTGAGAGGTTGTACACCTTTCACTTCAGGGTCTCCAATTTGTACATCAGGTATGAACTCTATTTCCGGAGGTAGCTCCCTTTGCCATAGAAACTGTGGTCCTGAAAACCAGCCTGAAGTAATGAGTGGAGCCCCGGGAGGCAAGGTCAGCAGGGTTTTCTTCTGACGATATGTATCGCTATTGCTGCGGGGTGGTCATGAGGCGTATTTTCTGTACTCTGTTTGAGACAAATGTATGAAAACGTCGAGCCTCATTGTTGATCTAACCCAAGACGACTTTGGAATCCGTCCAAAAGTACTCCTCCGCTCCCTCAAGATCAAGTTCTTCCTTCAATATGTGACTGATTGAAACTGAAACAACTGCTGCACTCAGTTCTAGTCTGGGGACCGTTACAACTTTGATTGGCGCAACTCTGGACTTGGCCATAATCAGAGTACAGTGGACATCTCCTGCATCATTTAACAGTCGTAGGTATGAGCATTGGCCATACCCATATGTGCTAGCATCAGAAAAGTGATGTAGCTCTCTTTTTACTGTGTGTCCAAAGTCAGAGGGAATGAAACAACGAGCAACTGAGATTGAATTCAGTCTATTCAGCTTACCTTTCCATTGTTCCCACGTAGCTTGTAGTGGGCTGACAAGTGGTTCATCCCAGCTAATTCCACGTTTACAAGTCTCCTGAAgcactctttttccaacaagCAAGACTGGAGCGATTAGACCAAGTGGGtcgtaaattgaggcaactgtGGACAGTATCCCACGCCGTGATTCAGGTTGTCCTTTCAGGTAGTTTTGAAATCTCAAAGTGTCAGACTCAGGGTGCCAATGTATCCCCAGAGCTCGTTCTGTTTTGGGCTCATTGAGATTCAAATCAAGATCTTGTAAGTGAATGGCACATTCAGACTGTGGTAAACTTTCAAGAACAAGCTTGCTGTTGGACACAAATTTATGGAGTCTTAGACCACCTAAAGCACACAGTTGTGTTGCCTCCTGTGCAAGCTGAACAGCTTGGCTCGCATCTGCCACACTTGTAACACCATCGTCAACATAAAAGTCTTTCATGATATACTGTGATCCAAGAGGAAACTGACCTTGGTTCTCTTTTGCCAGATGTTTGAGTCCGTAGTTGGCACATCCAGGCGATGATGCTGCACCAAAGAGATGGACCTTCATTCTGTATTCGGAAGGCTCTGCTGTAAGATCTCCATTTTTCCACCAAAGGAAACGTAGGTAGTCTCTGTCAGGTTCAGGCACATGAAACTGATGAAACATCTTTTCAACATCACTCATCACGGCAATATGGTGTTGTCTGAATCTCAGAAGAATGCCAATCAGACTGTTCATGAGATCAGGACCTCGAAGAAGATGTTCATTGAGGCTTGTTCCTTGGTATCTTGCAGAACAGTCGAAGACCACACGGAGCTTACTTGGTTTTTTGGTGTGATAAACTCCATGGTGTGGAATGTACCACCTTTCTCCTTCCTTTCCACCTTGGTGCACTTCTTCTGCATCACCTCTGTCAATGACTTCACTCATGAACTTCACATAATGTTCTTTGTACATTTCATCCCTCAGTAATTTCTTTTTCAGGTGGCCTAGTCGCACGACTGCAAGTTGTCTGTTGTTCGGGAGATGTGGTCTTTCCTTAAATGGTAGCGGCATTTCATAATGTCCTTGATCATTTTTGCTGATGTTTTCCCTCATTATATTGAGAAAGAGAATGTCATCTTGAGAGAACGAATTTTCACTCTTGTCTGTGTCCTTGAAATCAGACTCCAGAACCTTAATAACATCTAGTGGTGTCACCGGGGGAAGTTCCTTGACAGCAACTCTGTGGCAAGTGCTGGCAACTAGCTTCTCTGTAACTGGATTGTGGCTTAAAGAGATCCAAACTGGAACAATCATGGATGTGTGGATCGATGAGTCTTCAGTTCTTGTGTGCAGAGACTGTGTTGTTGCCGTTTCCATGTCTGGTTGGGGTGACACAAGCTTTGGTTTCCCTTTGCAGAAGTTGTCATCATGGAGCTGAGTTGGATGTCTTCCTTTACAGTTGTCGCAGATATGTTTGTGGTGGCACTCCTTCGCACTGTGTCCAGGTTTTAGACAACCAAAACAGAGACGTTTGTCTTTCACAAATTCTTGCCTTTCATCTAGTGAGGTGCGTCTGAAGTTTGGACATCGGTGTAGACGATGGCTAATACTGAGACAGAACATGCACAGAgggtttgcatttgtttttgaaggtgGATGAGTTTCCGTGGAGGTCTGTGTATGGAGAACATTGGAcctgtttcttctctcttttgatGGGAGTTTGTCTGCATGCGTCTCACTTGAATTCAGTGCGTGAAAGGAAGTTATGGGATTACACGCAATCTCAGCTTCCATATGCATGAATGAGACAAATTCCTTGAATTCTGGAAATTCCTGCCTTTCATTGATCACCTGAGTGACATGTCGGTTCCAGCGTGATGCGGCCCAATCTGGTAGTTTCTTGACTAATTTTTGATTCTCCTCACAATCATTTCATATGTTTAAACCCTTGACATGAGGAATGGCTTCCAGACATGTTTGGAGAAAGTCTGCTAATGCTCTGAATCCTCCTGCATCTTTGGGCTGGAGTTTTGgccagtttttcagtttttctctgATTGCTCTTTGAATAGTAAAGGGCTGACCGTACCTGTGGTTGAGACGAAGCCAGGCATCCTTatatgcatcatcatcatctctgtaGAAAATGCCTTCCAGTGTTTTTCGAGCTTCACCACTGACGTATCTTCTCAGATAGTGAAGTTTTTCGGCTGATGAAATATTCTTCCTGTCAATGAGAGATACGAATGAGGCCTTCCATTCATTGAACTGTATCGGGTCGCCAGAGAAAACGGTAGGTTCAGGCATTGGTAGCCGGTTCAGGGCGATGCTGTCTTGTAGTGTTTGAGCCAGAAATGACACATCTGCGGGCGGAGGAGGTGAAGCTGGCGGAGCTTTAGAGTGGTGCTGGCCTGGTGTTGATTGTACAGGACGTTCAGGAAACACTCCCTCATACATTTTAGTTTCGTAATCATAGGAGTGTACGTTGACTTCTTGATTGTACACTTCCAATCTTGCTCTTGCAGCTCTTATGTCAGCCTCTGCTTTAAGTCTGTCTAACTCGCCTTTCTGATTTAGCAGTTCTCTTTTCTGTTGTTCTTCCAAACGTTGTATTCTTTGTCTTTGCATTTCCTCCTTTAATTTCCCTTCATACTCAGCTTCCTTGGCTGCAagttctgctgcagcttctgttCTTTTGGCTGCTAGAATGGAACTTTGACTTGAACTGCTTGAGTGTAGACTGGAGGGTGACACTGTTGAACCATAAATTGAGTGAGCGTAATCACACTTTGAAAGCTCATGAAGGCGGTGCTTCACAGTTTCTGGATCGTAATCTCCGTCTAGGCCAACAAGTCGTTCCTGAGCTATCTTCATAATGTCCCTTGTGACGGCTTCACATGCATCAACACGCCGTCTCGTTTCATTGCTTGGAGAAATATATTTCCTTATCTTAATATAGATGTTATCAACATCTTCCTTACATTTCTCCAGGTTGTCAATGAGTGACACTATTTCACTTTCATCCAAGTCTGACTTCAATTGCTTCCGAGCTGATCTTGCCTCCATCTTCCATTTTTCATACAGCTGAATTAGCCTTCTTTCCCTTTTTTGAGTTTCCTCCTCTTGATATTCACGCATCCTTTCCGTGGGAATCTTCGGACGACAGGATCGACGAATTTCACCGTTTTCATCAAGATCCCCGTTTTGTATGTCCATTGCTATGTCATCAGAAGTTTCCATTTAGATGGGTATGTCGTGAATTTTCACAGGGAAGCATCAAATCCTCTCGTTCATGCACGTCGGAGATGCGGGTAAGCTCTTACTGTGGCGtctttgactgaaataaaaagatgagCCGTCTCTCCAACTGATGTTCACCTCTGCTTTAATTGCCGTCGAACATTGAAGGTGAATCACCATAAGAGCTGAAACAAACGGATAAACGGAAAATATTTGACACGTATTTACTGAGACCCATACCGTTAGCAAAGTTCGCTATGCTTGTCAAGTCGAAAGCCAAACGcactaaaacaaaaatattcccCACATGCTGTCCGTCTCAATAAAGTAAAGACAAAATATATCAAGTCACAGAGGAAACATATACAAACCTTGTGCCCTACTCAGTCAAACGCCAAAATTAAATTGCTTAACTCCGGTAACTTGCGTCAAGCTCATAGTGTGGATGATTAGAATACTTCCGGGATAgcctttcaaattaaaataataattctcaCCGAAACAACAAACATCGAACTCAGAACACCATTTATCTAACATTAAATCTGTTACAATTTTCACATTATATTAATATCGCTGCTTCAAAGCTTGTACTATGACTTTGTTAATTAGTATTAGATGtgtttatgaaataaaatgtctgaGATGGAATACATAAATGAAGATAAAATGTTacaaaatttcatttaaaaaatcgaAAACTTAATGCATCATAAGATAAATATGGGTATTTATTATACAATTGTGATGTTATCTTTCCACCAAAacgtatttattaatttttcagTAAATGTCTGCTTGAGTTGAGCGGTTGACGGCGGTACGTGCTCGCACTGGATTGGCCGAGCGGTTGCCAGGAGTGTTTACAGCGAACATGGCTTCTGTTGGAGAGCACCAAGAAATGGAAGGTGGGTATATTTGTAAACACAGCGTTATCCGGCGAGTGTAATGTTCGCTCGTGAAGCGGCCGTAACGGCAAACGTGTCCACTTCCTCACCTTTGTCAGTGATAGCTGCTACCTCTTGTGAATAAGCGGACACGCGCCTGAGACTTGATAGCTAACTGGCTAACAGCAATAATCGTTACATGACGTTCCTATATTAACAGTTCGTCCAGCGCGACTTCGCCCGTCTTTTATCGTCATGTGCTCAGCCTGTTCTAGCGACTAAACGAGCCGAT includes:
- the LOC128769489 gene encoding uncharacterized protein LOC128769489, with the translated sequence MGMTFYGLVVLMLCRMSQALSVPVDAVKVQYEQRVAVGAHEVTELVLLNGVYLTNREAKAVLQWMSADFHPLLHLSSSNSSLLKNHTVVRSRECILEGSQLQWVDRVSVGRQIYLTQDRNDAWVPYVPQAVPLKTLWEQVMVHPEEERLEVGCVTLMRELSLSQEHSVTNVPQLLIPLLAFLAFIGLVAISLLLSKTHGLRHPGGVIGSVIHYPKDIAEVPQEMKGGYRTL
- the LOC128769885 gene encoding uncharacterized protein LOC128769885 isoform X1, giving the protein MHMEAEIACNPITSFHALNSSETHADKLPSKERRNRSNVLHTQTSTETHPPSKTNANPLCMFCLSISHRLHRCPNFRRTSLDERQEFVKDKRLCFGCLKPGHSAKECHHKHICDNCKGRHPTQLHDDNFCKGKPKLVSPQPDMETATTQSLHTRTEDSSIHTSMIVPVWISLSHNPVTEKLVASTCHRVAVKELPPVTPLDVIKVLESDFKDTDKSENSFSQDDILFLNIMRENISKNDQGHYEMPLPFKERPHLPNNRQLAVVRLGHLKKKLLRDEMYKEHYVKFMSEVIDRGDAEEVHQGGKEGERWYIPHHGVYHTKKPSKLRVVFDCSARYQGTSLNEHLLRGPDLMNSLIGILLRFRQHHIAVMSDVEKMFHQFHVPEPDRDYLRFLWWKNGDLTAEPSEYRMKVHLFGAASSPGCANYGLKHLAKENQGQFPLGSQYIMKDFYVDDGVTSVADASQAVQLAQEATQLCALGGLRLHKFVSNSKLVLESLPQSECAIHLQDLDLNLNEPKTERALGIHWHPESDTLRFQNYLKGQPESRRGILSTVASIYDPLGLIAPVLLVGKRVLQETCKRGISWDEPLVSPLQATWEQWKGKLNRLNSISVARCFIPSDFGHTVKRELHHFSDASTYGYGQCSYLRLLNDAGDVHCTLIMAKSRVAPIKVVTVPRLELSAAVVSVSISHILKEELDLEGAEEYFWTDSKVVLG
- the LOC128769885 gene encoding uncharacterized protein LOC128769885 isoform X3 — encoded protein: MHMEAEIACNPITSFHALNSSETHADKLPSKERRNRSNVLHTQTSTETHPPSKTNANPLCMFCLSISHRLHRCPNFRRTSLDERQEFVKDKRLCFGCLKPGHSAKECHHKHICDNCKGRHPTQLHDDNFCKGKPKLVSPQPDMETATTQSLHTRTEDSSIHTSMIVPVWISLSHNPVTEKLVASTCHRVAVKELPPVTPLDVIKVLESDFKDTDKSENSFSQDDILFLNIMRENISKNDQGHYEMPLPFKERPHLPNNRQLAVVRLGHLKKKLLRDEMYKEHYVKFMSEVIDRGDAEEVHQGGKEGERWYIPHHGVYHTKKPSKLRVVFDCSARYQGTSLNEHLLRVSCA
- the LOC128769885 gene encoding uncharacterized protein LOC128769885 isoform X2, translated to MHMEAEIACNPITSFHALNSSETHADKLPSKERRNRSNVLHTQTSTETHPPSKTNANPLCMFCLSISHRLHRCPNFRRTSLDERQEFVKDKRLCFGCLKPGHSAKECHHKHICDNCKGRHPTQLHDDNFCKGKPKLVSPQPDMETATTQSLHTRTEDSSIHTSMIVPVWISLSHNPVTEKLVASTCHRVAVKELPPVTPLDVIKVLESDFKDTDKSENSFSQDDILFLNIMRENISKNDQGHYEMPLPFKERPHLPNNRQLAVVRLGHLKKKLLRDEMYKEHYVKFMSEVIDRGDAEEVHQGGKEGERWYIPHHGVYHTKKPSKLRVVFDCSARYQGTSLNEHLLRGPDLMNSLIGILLRFRQHHIAVMSDVEKMFHQFHVPEPDRDYLRFLWWKNGDLTAEPSEYRMKVHLFGAASSPGCANYGLKHLAKENQD